The following are encoded together in the Candidatus Rhabdochlamydia sp. T3358 genome:
- the nusB gene encoding transcription antitermination factor NusB — protein sequence MSFPRKFREVVFQLLYSADFSQCPLEDIMAMIMEKVAVTKKVVREAYAMQQLITAREEEINALIKEHAQNYQVHRIPKVEYNVLRLGIYELLYCPDLPFKITISEAIRLSRKFATKESANFINAVLDSVYRSIKPC from the coding sequence ATGAGTTTCCCGCGTAAGTTTCGAGAGGTTGTATTTCAACTTCTTTATAGTGCTGATTTTAGTCAATGCCCACTAGAAGATATAATGGCTATGATTATGGAAAAGGTTGCCGTTACAAAAAAAGTGGTTCGTGAAGCATATGCCATGCAGCAGCTAATTACAGCTAGAGAAGAGGAGATCAATGCATTGATAAAGGAGCACGCACAGAATTATCAGGTACACCGCATACCTAAGGTTGAATATAATGTTTTGCGTTTAGGCATTTATGAGCTGCTTTATTGCCCAGATCTGCCTTTTAAAATAACCATTTCCGAGGCCATTCGCTTATCTCGTAAATTTGCTACAAAAGAGTCAGCTAATTTTATCAACGCTGTTTTAGACAGCGTTTATCGATCTATAAAACCATGCTAG
- the infC gene encoding translation initiation factor IF-3, whose product MLCLHGYKWQLGVRTLNLRINREIRALKVRVIDKEGNQLGILSLAEALTKAEQMGLDLVEIAPNAAPPVCKIIDYGKYRYQLTKKEKEQKKSQHQVKVKEIKLKPNTDDHDIMVKLRHAREFISKGNKVRLTCTLRGREMARPEYAQKAVLKMCGDLSDIATPEAPAKMLGRSLSVVLAPGAAKKSSKIV is encoded by the coding sequence ATGCTTTGTTTACACGGATACAAATGGCAACTGGGGGTAAGAACTCTGAATCTGAGAATCAATAGAGAAATTCGTGCTTTAAAAGTGCGTGTAATTGATAAAGAAGGAAATCAATTAGGGATTTTGTCATTAGCTGAAGCTTTGACAAAAGCAGAACAAATGGGACTGGATTTGGTGGAAATCGCTCCGAATGCGGCTCCTCCTGTTTGTAAAATTATCGATTATGGTAAATATCGTTATCAACTAACGAAAAAAGAAAAAGAACAAAAAAAGTCGCAGCATCAGGTTAAGGTAAAGGAAATCAAACTTAAACCAAATACAGATGACCACGATATCATGGTAAAGTTAAGACATGCACGTGAGTTTATCTCTAAAGGAAATAAAGTTCGACTCACTTGCACATTGCGCGGTAGAGAAATGGCTCGTCCTGAATATGCCCAAAAGGCAGTTCTAAAAATGTGCGGAGATCTTTCCGATATAGCTACTCCTGAAGCTCCGGCTAAAATGCTCGGGCGTAGTTTATCAGTTGTATTAGCGCCAGGGGCTGCAAAAAAAAGCAGTAAAATAGTTTAA
- the tgt gene encoding tRNA guanosine(34) transglycosylase Tgt produces MTFRFELLHTSTKSKARVGKIYTPHGVIDTPNFVGVGTNGTIKALDNQSVHEIGLQLMFCNTYHLLLQPGTSIVKQAGGLHSFINRSLPIITDSGGFQVFSLAYGSIADELKGKGTKKQAGHVLKISEEGVVFRSYRDGKKVLLTPESSIEAQKDLGADIIIPLDELPPYHIEKKALEDSLARTHRWEERSLHTHLKNPNNQAMYAVIHGGVDAALREKSCRYLTKLPFDGFSIGGSMGRTKQEMFEVLRSTMSHLPLEKPNHLLGIGDLTSIEMCIPMGIDTFDSSYPTRAARHGILLTQEGHLKIGKSSHAQMFSPPEKNCSCSTCSRFSLAYLHHLFKAKEATCMILATIHNLHFMVQLMQRYRTKILHNDI; encoded by the coding sequence ATGACATTTCGCTTTGAACTCCTTCACACCTCTACTAAATCTAAAGCCAGAGTAGGAAAAATCTATACCCCTCATGGAGTCATTGATACTCCTAACTTCGTAGGAGTTGGCACAAATGGGACTATTAAGGCTCTTGATAACCAATCGGTCCATGAGATAGGGCTGCAGCTCATGTTTTGCAATACCTATCATTTACTGCTTCAACCAGGAACTTCTATTGTGAAACAAGCTGGAGGGCTGCATAGCTTTATCAATCGCAGTTTACCCATTATTACCGACTCAGGTGGGTTTCAGGTTTTCAGCTTAGCCTATGGCTCTATTGCGGATGAATTAAAAGGCAAAGGGACCAAAAAACAAGCAGGACATGTATTAAAAATTTCTGAAGAAGGTGTGGTTTTTCGTTCCTATCGCGATGGAAAAAAAGTCTTACTCACTCCAGAGAGCTCGATTGAAGCACAAAAAGATTTAGGAGCCGATATTATTATTCCACTCGACGAACTCCCCCCTTATCATATCGAGAAAAAAGCCTTAGAGGATTCCTTAGCGCGTACGCACAGGTGGGAAGAGCGCTCTTTACATACACATTTAAAAAATCCTAACAACCAAGCAATGTACGCTGTGATTCACGGAGGCGTTGATGCTGCTTTAAGAGAAAAAAGCTGTCGTTACTTAACAAAACTTCCCTTTGATGGTTTTTCTATTGGAGGGAGTATGGGCAGAACCAAACAAGAGATGTTTGAAGTTTTGCGCTCTACTATGTCACATCTGCCACTTGAAAAGCCCAACCATTTATTAGGAATTGGAGACTTAACCTCTATTGAGATGTGCATACCCATGGGGATCGATACTTTCGATTCTTCTTACCCCACAAGAGCTGCACGTCACGGTATTCTATTAACACAAGAAGGTCACTTAAAAATTGGAAAAAGCTCCCATGCTCAGATGTTTTCTCCGCCTGAAAAAAACTGTTCTTGCTCTACATGTAGCAGGTTTAGTTTAGCTTATTTACACCATTTGTTTAAGGCAAAGGAAGCTACCTGTATGATTTTAGCTACCATTCACAATCTGCACTTCATGGTTCAGCTTATGCAGCGTTATCGCACTAAAATTCTACACAACGACATTTGA
- a CDS encoding Mur ligase family protein gives MKNMSNYKRILKHLLEIPPSKEKICNLENVQSLHKALSCPTSTYPTIHIAGTNGKGSVSMKIAKALEYSGYRVGLYTSPHISSPRERICINSEFISEEEIVCGVEKLFQVCQKLGLNLSFFEFMTFLAFEFFCEKRVDIAVIETGLGGRLDATNVLSPILTVITSISKEHMQLLGQNLEKIAFEKAGILKPRVPVVLGPRARFQSIYNHACALNCPVYYVNKVFHFFDEENSEIAKRALEQLKTDFRVTQKAIDQALILRPSCRFEICEEVIFDAAHNPEAVFYLLQALHYFFPQRRLRFVVGFSKDKDYESCLELIAPVAVHVHLVQGNDRLTSIEDLSFILKDAPSSFYTCHQSIEEGVKAAFSIASQANELTVVCGSFYIMQEAKNITYPTKAFDLNMQGAPIAFS, from the coding sequence ATGAAAAATATGTCCAATTATAAAAGAATACTCAAACATCTTTTGGAAATACCCCCATCAAAAGAAAAAATTTGCAATCTAGAAAATGTGCAATCTTTGCATAAGGCACTATCTTGTCCTACAAGCACATACCCTACTATTCATATTGCAGGAACCAATGGAAAAGGCTCTGTATCTATGAAGATAGCTAAAGCTTTAGAATATTCTGGGTATCGTGTTGGATTATATACTTCACCTCATATTAGCTCTCCTCGTGAGAGGATTTGCATTAACTCAGAATTCATTTCTGAAGAAGAAATAGTCTGTGGTGTGGAAAAGCTTTTTCAAGTATGTCAAAAGCTAGGATTAAATCTCTCTTTTTTTGAATTTATGACCTTTTTGGCTTTTGAATTTTTTTGTGAAAAGCGTGTAGACATAGCAGTTATTGAAACGGGATTAGGTGGTAGGTTGGATGCTACCAATGTATTGTCTCCTATTCTTACGGTTATTACCTCTATTAGCAAAGAGCACATGCAGCTCTTAGGTCAAAATTTAGAGAAGATAGCTTTTGAAAAAGCAGGTATTTTAAAACCCAGAGTTCCTGTTGTTTTGGGGCCTAGAGCTCGTTTTCAATCTATTTATAATCATGCTTGTGCTTTGAATTGCCCTGTTTATTACGTGAATAAAGTTTTTCACTTTTTCGATGAAGAAAACAGTGAAATAGCAAAGAGAGCCTTAGAGCAACTTAAAACCGATTTTAGAGTAACTCAAAAAGCTATAGATCAAGCGCTTATTCTGCGGCCTAGTTGTCGTTTTGAAATATGCGAGGAAGTAATTTTTGATGCAGCTCATAATCCAGAAGCTGTATTTTACCTTTTGCAAGCACTGCATTACTTTTTCCCTCAAAGGCGCCTGCGTTTTGTAGTAGGGTTCTCAAAAGATAAAGATTATGAAAGTTGTTTAGAATTAATAGCTCCTGTTGCAGTACACGTTCATTTAGTCCAAGGAAATGATAGGTTAACGTCTATAGAAGATCTCTCTTTCATATTAAAAGATGCGCCTTCCTCCTTTTATACTTGCCATCAGAGTATAGAAGAAGGAGTTAAGGCAGCTTTTAGCATTGCTTCTCAAGCAAATGAGTTAACAGTTGTCTGTGGCAGTTTTTATATTATGCAAGAGGCTAAAAACATTACTTATCCTACAAAAGCTTTTGATTTAAACATGCAAGGAGCTCCTATCGCTTTTTCTTGA
- a CDS encoding PHP domain-containing protein encodes MFRADLHCHTKCSDGTSSPEELLYQAKSIGLQGLSITDHDTTAAYATAIPIAKELGILLGTGVEFSCSFEGQSVHILAYDFILANPIIEMLCTKQQFNRTQRNRVILEKLQDKKIFIDQEELSSLGVVLGRPHIAQLMIKKGYVNSIQEAFTLYLGDNKPCFYRGELLRIEETMDLIHQAHAKVFLAHPHLLSRSISVKNLFKLPFDGIECYYAKISSAQEKRWIKLAKSKGLLISGGSDYHGSIKSYLPLGCSWVDRDTFFSIFQNVL; translated from the coding sequence ATGTTTCGCGCTGATTTACATTGCCATACAAAATGTAGCGATGGGACAAGTAGTCCTGAAGAGTTGTTATACCAAGCAAAGAGTATAGGTCTGCAGGGATTATCAATTACAGATCACGATACGACCGCTGCCTATGCAACTGCCATTCCTATTGCTAAAGAGCTTGGGATTCTTTTAGGTACCGGGGTAGAATTTTCCTGCAGCTTCGAAGGGCAAAGTGTTCATATATTAGCTTATGATTTTATTTTAGCTAATCCCATTATTGAAATGCTCTGCACAAAGCAACAGTTTAATCGAACTCAGCGTAATCGAGTGATTTTAGAGAAATTGCAGGATAAGAAAATTTTTATAGATCAAGAAGAGCTCAGTAGTTTAGGGGTAGTTCTTGGACGTCCTCATATTGCGCAATTAATGATAAAAAAAGGTTATGTGAATTCTATACAAGAAGCCTTTACTCTTTATCTAGGAGATAATAAACCTTGTTTTTATCGAGGAGAACTACTTCGGATAGAAGAAACAATGGATTTAATTCACCAAGCTCATGCTAAAGTTTTTCTAGCTCATCCTCATCTCTTGTCGCGATCTATTTCTGTAAAAAATCTATTCAAATTACCCTTTGATGGAATAGAATGCTATTATGCAAAAATTTCTTCTGCACAAGAAAAAAGATGGATTAAACTGGCTAAATCCAAAGGTTTATTAATAAGTGGAGGATCTGATTATCATGGAAGTATAAAAAGTTATTTGCCTTTAGGTTGTTCATGGGTAGATAGAGATACTTTCTTTTCGATTTTTCAAAATGTATTATGA
- the murB gene encoding UDP-N-acetylmuramate dehydrogenase produces MLVLQSGKLLKDYTTIQIGGPAYEFITIDSIEGMQEVLRYCFTCNRDFFILGKGSNCLFHDDGFKGLVILNKIGFCLVEQEVVSVGAGYSFSYLGTQTAKKGLSGLEFASGIPGSVGGAIYMNAGASSSETADCLQEVTFIGQNGEIEVLSRDQIDFSYRFSSFQGRKGAIVAAKFKLTKAEDAKKKQLDFIGHRIKTQPYKDLSAGCIFRNPDKLSAGALIEKCGLKGACIGDAEVSLMHANFIVNKKKATANQVCALIRLVQQTVKEKEGVDLKMEILCIPYCLDVSR; encoded by the coding sequence ATGCTAGTACTTCAATCTGGGAAACTATTAAAAGATTATACAACAATCCAAATAGGCGGCCCAGCGTATGAGTTTATTACAATAGATTCTATAGAAGGAATGCAAGAGGTTTTACGTTATTGTTTTACATGCAACCGAGATTTTTTCATTTTAGGCAAAGGCTCAAATTGTCTATTTCACGACGATGGGTTTAAAGGGCTTGTTATTTTAAATAAAATTGGTTTTTGCCTAGTTGAACAAGAGGTTGTATCTGTTGGTGCAGGCTATAGTTTTTCTTATTTAGGAACTCAAACAGCAAAAAAGGGTTTGTCTGGCTTAGAGTTTGCTTCAGGGATTCCAGGCTCTGTTGGAGGAGCGATCTACATGAATGCAGGTGCTTCTTCTTCTGAAACAGCAGATTGCCTACAAGAGGTTACCTTTATTGGGCAAAATGGTGAAATAGAGGTTTTATCTCGTGACCAGATAGACTTCTCTTATCGATTTTCTTCTTTTCAAGGTCGAAAAGGTGCAATTGTAGCAGCGAAGTTTAAGCTAACTAAAGCAGAAGATGCAAAGAAAAAACAGCTTGATTTCATAGGTCATCGAATCAAAACACAGCCTTATAAAGATTTATCAGCGGGATGTATATTTCGTAATCCCGATAAGTTATCAGCAGGGGCTCTCATTGAAAAATGTGGTCTTAAAGGTGCTTGTATAGGAGATGCTGAGGTTTCTTTAATGCATGCAAACTTTATCGTTAATAAAAAAAAGGCAACCGCTAATCAAGTCTGCGCGTTAATACGCCTTGTTCAGCAGACAGTAAAAGAAAAAGAGGGGGTTGATCTAAAGATGGAAATTCTTTGTATCCCATATTGTTTAGATGTTTCGCGCTGA
- a CDS encoding class I SAM-dependent methyltransferase: MAFLPLHSHLELARFYWKMVLQPEDWAIDATCGNGKDTLQVVKFSLEGIICLDKQQIAIENTSTLLKNHLQEDQYKKIHLFCTSHIHFPALAYKHPIRLIIYNLGYLPGTNKKITTTTEDTLKSLNSALELIMPGGLITICCYPGHAEGAKEQSFLIQKAQELPSTQYAICHHTWPNKHASASLLLIQKKNSY, from the coding sequence ATGGCTTTTTTACCCCTACACTCTCACCTAGAACTGGCACGGTTTTACTGGAAAATGGTCTTACAACCAGAAGATTGGGCTATTGATGCAACCTGTGGAAATGGCAAAGACACTTTGCAAGTAGTAAAATTTTCTTTAGAAGGGATTATCTGTCTAGACAAACAACAAATCGCTATTGAGAATACCTCTACTTTATTAAAAAATCATTTACAAGAAGACCAGTATAAAAAAATTCATTTATTTTGCACATCTCACATTCATTTTCCTGCTCTTGCCTACAAACATCCTATACGCTTAATTATATACAATTTAGGATACCTTCCAGGCACTAACAAAAAAATTACCACTACTACAGAAGATACATTGAAAAGCCTTAACTCCGCTCTTGAGCTGATTATGCCAGGCGGTCTAATTACCATTTGCTGCTACCCAGGTCATGCAGAAGGAGCTAAAGAGCAATCCTTCTTAATACAGAAAGCACAAGAATTACCCTCCACCCAATATGCTATTTGCCATCATACCTGGCCAAACAAACACGCATCTGCTTCTTTGTTATTGATTCAAAAAAAAAATAGTTATTAA
- the rplT gene encoding 50S ribosomal protein L20: MVRVTNSVASKRSRKRLFKRAKGFVGDRKNHLRLTKDAVLSAEAFNYRHRKLRKREFRSLWITRISAGAKINGISYSKLIHGMSLANCQINRKRLAEMAESDPKGFAAVANAAKLAFC, encoded by the coding sequence ATGGTTAGAGTCACAAATTCTGTGGCTTCCAAGCGTTCCCGCAAAAGATTATTCAAACGTGCTAAGGGATTTGTTGGAGATCGCAAAAATCACCTTCGTTTGACAAAAGATGCGGTATTGTCAGCAGAAGCTTTTAATTATCGTCACCGTAAACTGAGGAAAAGAGAATTCCGCAGTTTATGGATTACTCGTATTAGTGCAGGGGCAAAAATAAACGGGATTTCTTATAGTAAGCTCATTCATGGTATGTCACTGGCTAATTGTCAGATTAACCGCAAAAGACTTGCTGAAATGGCAGAAAGCGATCCTAAGGGATTTGCCGCTGTTGCAAATGCTGCTAAGCTTGCATTTTGTTAG
- a CDS encoding 3'-5' exonuclease, which translates to MLGIFLDTETNGLSSQKHKIIEIAFQIIDLTTGTCKDSFESVIAISPQDWQKSDPKSLEVNGFNWQMVCQGLPSQLVAQQIQDCFAKNQITRGKAVFICQNPSFDRAFFSYLIDPELQESLLFPYHWLDLASMYWVESIRKAKEGLGSFPWETGCSKDAIAKAYSLAGEQQPHRAMNGVLHLLLCYKAIVGFPNIS; encoded by the coding sequence TTGTTAGGGATTTTTTTAGATACAGAAACCAACGGTTTAAGCTCGCAAAAACATAAAATCATAGAAATTGCTTTTCAAATCATTGACCTTACAACAGGTACTTGCAAAGATTCTTTTGAATCAGTCATTGCCATTAGCCCACAAGATTGGCAAAAAAGTGATCCTAAAAGCCTAGAAGTTAACGGTTTCAATTGGCAGATGGTATGTCAAGGACTACCCTCTCAATTGGTTGCTCAACAAATACAAGATTGCTTTGCTAAAAATCAAATTACCCGAGGCAAAGCTGTTTTTATTTGCCAAAACCCTTCTTTTGACCGCGCTTTTTTCTCTTATCTTATTGATCCTGAATTACAAGAATCTCTTCTCTTCCCCTATCATTGGTTGGATTTAGCTTCCATGTATTGGGTAGAATCAATACGCAAAGCAAAAGAGGGTCTAGGGTCTTTTCCTTGGGAAACAGGCTGCTCTAAAGATGCCATTGCAAAGGCATATTCCCTTGCAGGCGAACAACAGCCACACCGAGCTATGAATGGAGTTCTGCACCTTCTATTATGTTATAAAGCGATTGTAGGCTTTCCAAATATAAGTTAG
- the pheS gene encoding phenylalanine--tRNA ligase subunit alpha — MRDTISSIQKQFQSDLSQIKNSKDVELLKVKYLGKKGLIQHIMQQLKEVSKDLRPIVGKEINDLKEEILKLCQNGLESFLNVEQTKRLSEEKIDVTIPGRRGFIGRRHPLQLTLDRVIDLFCNMGFSVQYGPDIDSDYYNYEGLNFPPDHPARDMQDTFYITKDLLLRSHTSNTQLRVMQENTPPIRIIAPGTVYRNETISSRSHVFFHQVEGLYIDCKVTFADLLATMDEFWKKLFGSSVQTRFRPSYFPFVEPGLEVDIACTSCKAQGCRLCKHTGWLEVAGAGMVHPQVLKNANIDPEKYSGYAWGMGIERVAMLLYGVKDIRLFTENNLRFLNQFA, encoded by the coding sequence GTGCGTGATACAATTTCTTCTATTCAAAAGCAATTTCAATCTGATTTATCACAAATTAAAAACAGCAAAGATGTTGAATTGTTAAAGGTAAAGTACCTTGGAAAAAAGGGCTTAATCCAACACATAATGCAACAACTAAAAGAGGTTTCAAAAGATCTTCGACCTATAGTAGGAAAAGAGATTAATGATCTTAAAGAAGAAATTTTAAAGCTTTGTCAAAATGGCCTTGAAAGCTTTCTTAATGTAGAGCAAACCAAACGCTTATCTGAAGAGAAAATAGATGTGACAATCCCTGGAAGAAGGGGATTCATAGGAAGAAGACATCCACTACAATTAACTTTAGATAGGGTTATAGATTTGTTCTGTAATATGGGTTTTTCTGTGCAGTATGGCCCTGATATAGATAGCGACTACTACAATTACGAAGGGCTAAACTTTCCTCCGGATCACCCAGCCCGAGATATGCAGGATACTTTTTACATTACAAAAGATTTATTACTACGTTCGCATACCTCTAATACGCAGCTACGGGTAATGCAAGAAAATACGCCACCTATTCGAATTATTGCTCCAGGAACCGTTTATCGCAATGAAACAATTAGCAGCAGATCACATGTGTTTTTTCATCAAGTAGAAGGTTTGTACATTGATTGCAAAGTCACATTTGCAGATCTGCTAGCTACGATGGATGAATTTTGGAAAAAGCTCTTTGGTTCATCTGTTCAAACACGTTTTCGTCCTAGTTACTTTCCTTTTGTAGAACCAGGACTTGAAGTAGATATTGCTTGCACTTCTTGCAAAGCGCAAGGGTGTAGGTTGTGTAAACATACTGGCTGGTTAGAAGTTGCAGGAGCTGGCATGGTACATCCGCAAGTTCTTAAAAACGCGAACATAGATCCAGAAAAATATTCCGGATATGCCTGGGGAATGGGTATTGAAAGAGTTGCTATGCTTCTTTACGGGGTTAAGGATATTCGACTGTTCACCGAAAACAATTTGCGGTTTTTAAATCAGTTTGCTTGA
- a CDS encoding His/Gly/Thr/Pro-type tRNA ligase C-terminal domain-containing protein yields the protein MFKNNNITENQINSLLLAAAVVELFPKALLVEGQGTGACFFCDIVFPFDFEPHLLGVIEDRMRMIHKEDRVLKSLEMTPSNAALWMQHQKQYLIAEKLKKTSSSLVTMGQIGEFATWVSHLHLPKNRTAFTAKLKESFIVCSSIPGLVRIVGVANSSYKQKRLFWQEHNHLQLICDMQLFMPLENQKGWVWLPKAEAMKELLINYWKKESFKENVEFITSPYLPATINSLNPVSAYHKQVFQNSQKKMNKLAELTWVLNPDSSDMQQGLFQPFCYLTDSTHLFCLKENLLKQCISSLQFILKIPKILGFEFEIILRSSHSKIREKSDMRLSIMQMALKELQLDYRIEKKGHSDFIERIEIHIADSLKRMWCGPFLSILKSDQEAILLRSMFGNLERMLGLLVEQTGGKLPFWLTNENIRIIVVNSESRVYAEAVCSQLSQKGIKVLMNYQYSVSLAQRFYEAIKARISYIVLIGEKERLTNTLTLHESGLNQEQGITLDALFTRIQMATGGKNSESENQ from the coding sequence ATGTTTAAAAATAACAATATAACTGAAAATCAAATCAATTCTTTGCTTTTAGCAGCAGCTGTTGTAGAGCTGTTTCCAAAGGCTCTCTTAGTAGAGGGTCAAGGGACAGGGGCTTGTTTTTTCTGTGATATCGTTTTTCCTTTCGATTTTGAACCCCATCTTTTAGGGGTTATTGAAGACAGAATGAGGATGATTCATAAAGAAGATAGGGTTTTAAAATCTCTTGAGATGACACCCAGTAACGCTGCTTTGTGGATGCAGCACCAAAAGCAGTATCTAATCGCTGAAAAGCTAAAAAAGACTTCATCTTCTTTGGTGACCATGGGACAAATAGGAGAGTTTGCTACATGGGTTTCTCATCTTCATCTTCCTAAGAATAGAACTGCATTTACGGCAAAATTAAAAGAATCTTTTATAGTTTGCTCTTCAATTCCAGGTCTTGTTCGGATTGTTGGCGTGGCAAATAGTTCTTACAAACAGAAGCGTTTATTTTGGCAAGAGCACAATCATCTTCAACTGATTTGCGATATGCAGCTTTTTATGCCTTTGGAAAACCAGAAAGGGTGGGTTTGGCTGCCTAAAGCAGAAGCTATGAAAGAGCTTTTGATAAATTATTGGAAAAAAGAATCTTTCAAGGAAAATGTTGAATTCATTACTTCTCCTTATTTGCCAGCAACTATAAACAGCTTGAACCCTGTATCTGCGTATCATAAGCAGGTCTTTCAAAATTCTCAAAAAAAGATGAACAAGTTAGCAGAGCTTACCTGGGTCTTAAACCCAGACTCTAGCGATATGCAGCAAGGGCTTTTTCAGCCTTTTTGTTATTTGACTGATTCCACTCACTTATTTTGTTTGAAAGAGAACTTATTAAAACAGTGCATTTCTTCCTTGCAATTCATTTTAAAAATCCCTAAAATCTTGGGTTTTGAGTTCGAAATTATTTTACGCAGTTCTCATAGCAAAATTAGAGAAAAAAGTGATATGCGTTTATCTATCATGCAAATGGCTTTAAAGGAATTGCAGTTAGACTATCGTATAGAGAAAAAAGGCCACTCTGATTTTATAGAACGCATAGAAATACACATTGCAGACAGCTTAAAGAGAATGTGGTGTGGGCCTTTTTTAAGCATTTTAAAGAGCGATCAAGAAGCAATTCTTTTGCGCTCTATGTTTGGTAATTTAGAAAGAATGCTGGGACTGCTTGTTGAACAAACAGGAGGTAAGCTGCCTTTTTGGTTAACTAATGAAAATATACGTATTATTGTAGTTAATTCTGAAAGCAGGGTTTACGCTGAAGCTGTTTGTTCTCAATTGAGCCAAAAAGGCATTAAAGTATTAATGAATTATCAATATAGCGTTTCTTTAGCACAGCGTTTCTATGAGGCAATTAAAGCACGTATTTCTTATATTGTGCTTATTGGCGAAAAGGAGCGGTTAACAAATACGCTTACTTTGCATGAGTCAGGCTTAAATCAAGAACAGGGCATAACGTTAGATGCTTTGTTTACACGGATACAAATGGCAACTGGGGGTAAGAACTCTGAATCTGAGAATCAATAG
- the rpmI gene encoding 50S ribosomal protein L35 — translation MPKMKTKKAVSARFKVTGTGKLVRRRPGCRHILTKKSSKRKRKLHRPALVDQGQVKMYARLMGVG, via the coding sequence GTGCCGAAAATGAAAACAAAAAAAGCAGTAAGCGCCAGATTTAAGGTAACCGGAACTGGGAAACTAGTTCGCCGGCGTCCTGGATGTCGCCATATACTGACAAAAAAATCTTCCAAACGCAAACGTAAATTGCATCGACCAGCATTAGTAGATCAAGGTCAGGTGAAAATGTATGCTCGTTTAATGGGAGTAGGGTGA
- a CDS encoding thymidine kinase, protein MAKLYFRYGTVGSAKTLNLLAVAHNYRSQGKKVLLIKPRIDDRFGQEQIKSRAGLEMKADILVDEGTALLKCNWEGISCILVDEAQFLSALHIEELRQLTIAQNIPVICYGLRTDFRARLFEGSLRLMELADRIEEVKATCHYCHSKSIMNLRHVRGQACLDGPSIQLGAEESFYPTCYACYIEQLSFISNVVV, encoded by the coding sequence ATGGCAAAGCTATATTTTCGCTATGGTACTGTAGGAAGTGCAAAGACATTAAATTTATTAGCAGTGGCACATAATTATAGAAGCCAAGGAAAGAAGGTTTTACTGATTAAGCCAAGGATTGATGATCGATTTGGTCAAGAGCAGATTAAATCAAGAGCTGGTCTTGAAATGAAAGCAGATATTTTAGTGGATGAGGGCACAGCACTTTTAAAGTGTAACTGGGAGGGTATTAGTTGTATTCTAGTAGACGAGGCTCAATTCCTTTCTGCTTTGCATATTGAAGAGTTAAGGCAATTAACCATAGCACAAAATATTCCTGTGATTTGTTATGGATTGAGAACAGATTTTCGCGCGCGCTTGTTTGAAGGGTCTTTACGTCTAATGGAATTAGCAGATCGCATTGAAGAGGTAAAGGCAACTTGTCACTACTGTCATTCTAAATCCATTATGAATTTAAGACATGTAAGAGGACAAGCTTGTTTAGATGGTCCTAGCATTCAACTAGGAGCAGAAGAGTCTTTTTATCCTACTTGTTATGCTTGTTATATCGAGCAATTATCTTTTATTTCAAATGTCGTTGTGTAG